The Pseudomonas sp. FP198 genomic interval TCACCGCGTGATAACCGCCGTGGGCACCCAACCCCAGTAAACCGCCGAACAGGGTCACGCGAATCAGTTCCGGGCGAAAGATGCCGCCCAGGGACTTGAAGAAGCTCTGCGGGATCGCCTGTTCCTTTTGCAGGCGCTGGAAGCTGTCCGGCTCCTCGACGTTGCGCCGTACCCAGATGATCAGGAACGATGGCAGCAGGCCGACGATGAACATCACCCGCCAGGCCATGTCCTGCGGCACCAGGGAGTAGATCAGCGTAAAGACCCCGACCGCCAGCCCCCAACCCACTGCCCAGGCGCTCTGGACCGTGCCCATGACCTTGCCGCGGTATTTCGGATTGATGGTCTCGGCCATCAGCACCGCGCCGGCCGCCCACTCTCCGCCAATGCCAAAGCCCTGCAATGCCTTGACGATCAACAGTTGGTGGAAGCCCGTGACGAACGCCGACAGGAAGGTGAAAAACGAGAACCACAGGATCATCCATTGCAGCGTGCGCACCCGGCCATAACGGTCGGACAGCGTCCCGCCGACCCAGCCACCGAGGGCCGAGGTCACCAGCGTAACGCCGCTGATCAGCCCCGCATCGCCCTTGGACAAGGCGAACGCGGCGATCAACGCCGGTATCGCCAGGCCGAACATCTGGACTTCCAGCGCGTCGAGCGACCAGCCGCCAAAACACGCCCAAAACGTCTTGCGCTCCCGCGAAGTGATCTGGCGATACCAACTGAACATGATTCTTATCCTTATGAGTGGAACAAAAGGCAGCCGAGAGCGAACCGCGCCGCTACAGGGCCAGTCAGGAAAAACACACAGGGCAAGGGCAGCGGCGTTCGAGACGCCGCTAGCCCGCCAACGTCAGCGGATCTCGACGCTGTAGCGGAAATGCTCGGCATGCCCGCGCGAACGGCGCCATTCCAGCGGGTTGCCGGCGTAATCACGGGCCAGGCGCTCGATCACCACCACCGGGCTGTTGACCGGAACCTGCAACAAGCGCGCGTGCACCTCGTTGACCGATTCGGCGGTGAGGGTTTCCTGCGCGTAGGCAACCACCTGCCCGCAGACTTCCTCGTAGATGGGATAGAGCAGCGGCCCTTTCTGGCTCAGATCGATCTCCAGCAACGACTGGAATCGGCTGCGGGGCAGCCAGATTTCTTCGGCGAGCACCGGCTTGACTTCCAGCAGACGTACCCGGACGATGCGGATCACCGGCGCATCGACCGGCAACCCCAAGGCCTGCGCGACCGCCGACGGCGCCGCCACCGGCTCGACAGAGAGGATGCGACTCTCCGGAACCCGACGCTCACCGGACGCCGATTGAAAGCGAAAGAAACGAAACAACGATGACTGGAACTGGGGACGACGAATGAAGGTGCCCCGCCCTTGCTGGCGCTCCAGGATGCCCTCGCTGACCAAGGCATCAATTGCCTTGCGCACGGTTCCGGTGGACAGCTGGTATTCGGCTGACAACGCTGCCTCGGTGGGAATCGCCTCCCCCGGACGCCAGCGATTGTTGGCGATCTGCTCCGCCAACTGGTCACGCAAACGTTGATAAAGCGGCAGGCGGGCGTCGCTTGACAGGGCGTTCATAGGACTATATTCACCTTGTTATCTAGTCATCTATATGAATTTGCGCCGAGTATTTGCTTCGTCCCGCAGTGTTGTCAAGACGGGGCCTGATGCTTTGCGGACCAACGGAAACAGCAAGCGCAGCGAATCAGTGCGTTGCGTGACGGGGCAAAGCCAACGAAATCAGGGCAGCGAGCAACACGAATGCACTGGAAATCCATAGGCACGCCGCCAACCCGTACCCTTGGTAGACCCAACCGGAAAGCAGCGTCCCGGCCAGCCGGCCGATGGCGTTGGACATGTAATAGAAACCCACGTCCAGCGACACGCCGTCCTCCTTGGCGTACGACACGATCAGATAGCTGTGCAGGGAAGAATTCACCGCGAACAGCGCGCCAAAGACCATCAGCCCGCCCAACAGCACTGCCTGCTGTGACAGCCCCAGGGCCATCGCCGCCGGTAAGCCCGCCAACGCCAGCGCCCAGAGGAACGCGGCGCGGCCATCCGGCACCTGCCCGCGTTTCTTGCCGGTGATGTTCGGCGCCAGGGATTGCACGATGCCGTAGCCGATGACCCACGCGGCGAGAAATCCGCCCACGGTCGAGAAATCCCAGCCGTAGACACTGCTCAGGTAGACCGGCAGGGCCACCACGAACCAGACATCCCGGGCGCCGAACAGGAACATTCGCGCGGCCGACAAAATATTGATCGCCCGGCTCTTGGAAAGAACGTCGCGAAATCTCGGCTTGGCCTTGGCCTTGCCCAGGTCCTTCTTCAGCAGGATCAGGCTACCGCCCCAGATCAGCGCCAACACAACGGCCATCGCCAACAATGCGCCCTGGAAACCGATCCATGCGAGCAACGCCCCGCCGAGGAAAAAGCCGACGCCCTTGAGCGCGTTCTTCGAGCCGGTGAGGATCGCTATCCAGCGATAAAGCCTGCCCTGCTCACCGTCAGGCACCAGCAGCTTGATGGAGCTCTTGGCGCTCATCTTGTTCAGGTCCTTGGCGATGCCCGAAAGCGCCTGGGCCATCATCACCCAGGCGATGGTCAGCCAGGCGGACGGAACCGTCAGCATCAGCAGCGCCACGACTTGCAGGCCCAGGCCGATGTTCATCGTCCGGTTCAGGCCCAGCCGGGCACCGAGGTAGCCGCCCAACAGGTTGGTGATCACGCCGAAGAGTTCGTAGAACAGGAACAGCGCGGCAATCTGCAGCGGGCTGTAGCCCAACGCGTGAAAGTGCAACACCACGAGCATGCGCAGGGCGCCGTCGGTCAGGGTGAAGGCCCAGTAATTACTGGTGACGAGCAGATACTGCCGCACTTGCGGCGCTAAGGCTGACAAGGCTGTCATCACAATTCCTCAGACGGCCAGGCCAACCATCCGGGCCAGTTCGACGGTGCGGTTGGCGTAGCCCCATTCGTTGTCGTACCAGGCGTAAAGCTTGACCTGGGTGCCGTTGACCACCAGGGTCGACAGCGCATCGATGATCGACGAGCGCGGATCGGTGCGATAGTCGATGGACACCAGAGGGCGCTCCTCGAAACCGAGAATGTCCTTGAGCTCTTGCTCGGCTGCGTCCTTGAGAAAACCGTTCACTTCCTCGACCGTGGTGGCTCGCTCGACCTCGAACACGCAATCGGTCAGCGACGCATTCGCCAACGGCACCCGCACGGCATGGCCGTTGAGGCGCCCGCGCAGCTCAGGGAAGATTTCGGCGATTGCAGTGGCCGAGCCGGTGCTGGTGGGGATCAGGCTCATGCCCGACGCCCGGGCGCGGCGCAGGTCCTTGTGCGGCTGGTCGAGGATGCTCTGGGTGTTGGTCAGGTCATGAATGGTGGTGATCGAGCCGTGACGGATGCCGAGCTTCTCGTGGATTACCTTGACCACGGGCGCCAGGCAGTTGGTGGTGCAGGAAGCCGCCGTCACGATGCGATGCCGGTCCGGCTCGAACTGCTGGTGATTGACGCCCATGACGATATTCAAGGCGCCCTGCTCTTTCACCGGGGCACTGACTACCACGCGCTTGACGCCCTGATCGAGATACGCCTGGAGCACCGCGACCGTCTTCATCTTGCCGCTGGCCTCGATCACCACATCGCAGCCCGACCAGTCGGTGTCGGCGATCGCTTTGTTGGCTGTGACCTTGATGCGCTGCCCCTCGATGATCATGCTGGCGCCCTCGGCGTCGGCCTGGCGGTTCCAACGGCCGTGCACCGAATCGAAGTTCAACAGATGCGCATGGGTCGCCGCGTCGCCCGCCGGGTCGTTGACCTGCACGAACTCGAAATCCGGCCAGCCCCAGGCCGCGCGCAAGGCAAGGCGACCGATGCGTCCGAAACCGTTGATACCTACTTTGATCGTCATTTCGAAGGGGCCGTCTATTTGTGTTCAGTCGAATATATGTTTTTCCGAATACAAGAGGAAATCGAAAGTGGCGCATCCGAGCGTGGCGAGGGAGCTTGCTCCCTCGCCACGGAGTCCGTTGTTACTTCAGAAGGGAGAGTGCTCCGCTCACGCTCTCGTAGTACAGTCTGCACCCGATATCAGCCCTAACTTGAACGACATCAGGCGTCCGGGGATTTTACTTGAACATACCCGCGCCTCATGTTCTTCGTCAGCCGAAGCGGTAACAGCATGATTGAAATCACCGAAATCTCCATTGCCCAGCTCCGGGCTGCGCTGGAATCCGGCCAGACCACGGCGGTCGAGCTGGTCCAGGCCTATCTCGCCCGGATCGACGCCTATGACGGTCCCGACACGCCTACCGCCCTCAACGCGGTGGTGGTTCGCAACCCCGATGCGCTGGACGAGGCGAAGGCGTCCGATGCCCGGCGGGCCAAAGGCCAGACTCTGGGCCCCCTCGATGGCATTCCCTATACCGCCAAGGACAGTTATCTGGTGAAGGGGCTTACCGCTGCCTCTGGAAGCCCGGCCTTCAAGGACCTGGTTGCCCATCGCGACGCCTTCACCATCGAACGCCTGCGCGCCGCCGGGGCGATCTGCCTGGGCAAGACCAATATGCCGCCGATGGCGAACGGCGGCATGCAGCGCGGCGTGTATGGCCGCGCCGAAAGCCCTTATAACGCGGATTACCTCACCGCGCCTTTCGCCTCGGGCTCGTCGAACGGCGCGGGCACTGCCACCGCTGCCAGTTTCGCCGCCTTCGGCCTTGCTGAAGAAACCTGGTCCAGCGGACGCGGCCCGGCCTCCAACAATGGCTTGTGTGCCTACACGCCCTCGCGCGGGGTGATCTCGGTGCGCGGTAACTGGCCGTTGACGCCGACGATGGACGTTGTGGTGCCCTACGCCAGGACCATGGCCGACCTGCTGGAAGTGCTGGACGTGGTGGTGGCGAACGACCCCGCCCCCCGTGGCGACCTGTGGCGCCTGCAACCCTGGGTGCCGATTCCGTCCGTCGATTCGGTCCGTCCCGCCTCGTACCCGAGCCTTGCCGCCAAACCCGAAGCGCTGGCCGGCATCCGTTTCGGCGTGCCGCGCATGTACATCAATGCCGACCCCGAAGCCGGCACCGCTGAAAAGCCAGGCATTGGCGGCCCGACCGGGCAACGAATCATCACTCGGCCGTCGGTGATTACCCTCTGGGAAGCCGCGCGCAAGGCGCTGGAGGCCCAGGGCGCCGAAGTGATCGAGGTGGATTTCCCGCTGGTGTCCAACTGCGAGGGCGATCGCCCGGGCGCGCCGACCGTGTTCACCCGCGGCCTGGTGTCCAAGGAGTTCCTGCACCATGAACTCTGGGACCTGTCGGCTTGGGCGTTCGACGATTTCCTGCGGGCCAACGGCGATCCGAAACTCAATCGCCTGGCCGACGTCGACGGACCGCTGATTTTTCCTCACGACCCGGGCACCCTGCCCAATCGCGAGGATGATCTTGCCGCCGGCATGGACGAATACGTGAAGATGGCCCAGCGCGGCATCACGCCGTGGGACCAGATTCCGACCTTGCCCGATGGCTTGCGCGGCCTCGAACAGACACGCCGGATCGATCTCGAGGATTGGATGGAGCGCCTTGGCCTGGACGCGGTGATCTTCCCTACCGTGGCGGACGTCGGGCCCGCCGACGCGGACGTCAACCCGGCGTCAGCCGACATTGCCTGGAGCAATGGCGTATGGGTCGCCAACGGCAACCTCGCCATCCGCCACCTCGGCGTGCCTACGGTCACCGTGCCGATGGGCGTCATGGCGGACATCGGCATGCCGGTCGGGCTGACGTTCGCGGGCCGTGCCTATGACGATTCGAAACTGCTGCAGCTGGCCTCGGCATTCGAGTCGACGGGCTCGAAACGGATGATCCCGCCGCGGACTCCGCCGTTGTCTGGCGACCATCCGCGCGCGTGATCGCGGCGGGTACATGAAACAAGCAAGCAGGCCCACCGCTTCAATAGCGTGTGAGGCCTGCAATCATGGGCGCCTGCTGCTGGCTAATCGAACCTGCCCACCGCGAGCCGACCCGTCTCGGGTCGCGCATAGAGATACCCCTGCATCAGCTCGATGCCCAGCTCCAGCAGCGTCGCGCTTTCTTCTCGCGTCTCGACGCCCTCGGCGATGACGGTAATCCCCAGCCGGCCGGCGACCAGGATGATCCCCTCGACAATCGCGCGCCTGACCGGGTCCTGGTCGATGCCTCGGGTCAACGCCATGTCGATCTTCAGTACCTGGGGCTGGAACAGCGCCAGCAGATTGAGCCCCGAATAGCCCGAACCGAAGTCATCGATTGCGGTCGTGAAACCCTGGCGTTCGTACTCCAGGAAGATCGACTTGAGGTGCTCGGGATCGTCCACCCTTTCGCCTTCCGTGACCTCGAACATGAGCCTGTCCGGCGGAAAGCGGCTTTGACGCG includes:
- a CDS encoding MFS transporter → MFSWYRQITSRERKTFWACFGGWSLDALEVQMFGLAIPALIAAFALSKGDAGLISGVTLVTSALGGWVGGTLSDRYGRVRTLQWMILWFSFFTFLSAFVTGFHQLLIVKALQGFGIGGEWAAGAVLMAETINPKYRGKVMGTVQSAWAVGWGLAVGVFTLIYSLVPQDMAWRVMFIVGLLPSFLIIWVRRNVEEPDSFQRLQKEQAIPQSFFKSLGGIFRPELIRVTLFGGLLGLGAHGGYHAVMTWLPTFLKTERNLSVLNSGGYLAVIIFAFWCGCVVSGLLIDRIGRRKNILLFALCCVVTVQCYVFLPLSNTQMLFLGFPLGFFAAGIPASLGAFFNELYPADVRGAGVGFCYNFGRVLSAVFPFLVGHMSDSMSLGSAIGIDAGIAYGVAVLAALCLPETRGRSLEATASPAPGVAPASESARA
- a CDS encoding GntR family transcriptional regulator; the encoded protein is MNALSSDARLPLYQRLRDQLAEQIANNRWRPGEAIPTEAALSAEYQLSTGTVRKAIDALVSEGILERQQGRGTFIRRPQFQSSLFRFFRFQSASGERRVPESRILSVEPVAAPSAVAQALGLPVDAPVIRIVRVRLLEVKPVLAEEIWLPRSRFQSLLEIDLSQKGPLLYPIYEEVCGQVVAYAQETLTAESVNEVHARLLQVPVNSPVVVIERLARDYAGNPLEWRRSRGHAEHFRYSVEIR
- the arsJ gene encoding organoarsenical effux MFS transporter ArsJ; translated protein: MTALSALAPQVRQYLLVTSNYWAFTLTDGALRMLVVLHFHALGYSPLQIAALFLFYELFGVITNLLGGYLGARLGLNRTMNIGLGLQVVALLMLTVPSAWLTIAWVMMAQALSGIAKDLNKMSAKSSIKLLVPDGEQGRLYRWIAILTGSKNALKGVGFFLGGALLAWIGFQGALLAMAVVLALIWGGSLILLKKDLGKAKAKPRFRDVLSKSRAINILSAARMFLFGARDVWFVVALPVYLSSVYGWDFSTVGGFLAAWVIGYGIVQSLAPNITGKKRGQVPDGRAAFLWALALAGLPAAMALGLSQQAVLLGGLMVFGALFAVNSSLHSYLIVSYAKEDGVSLDVGFYYMSNAIGRLAGTLLSGWVYQGYGLAACLWISSAFVLLAALISLALPRHATH
- a CDS encoding ArsJ-associated glyceraldehyde-3-phosphate dehydrogenase, which translates into the protein MTIKVGINGFGRIGRLALRAAWGWPDFEFVQVNDPAGDAATHAHLLNFDSVHGRWNRQADAEGASMIIEGQRIKVTANKAIADTDWSGCDVVIEASGKMKTVAVLQAYLDQGVKRVVVSAPVKEQGALNIVMGVNHQQFEPDRHRIVTAASCTTNCLAPVVKVIHEKLGIRHGSITTIHDLTNTQSILDQPHKDLRRARASGMSLIPTSTGSATAIAEIFPELRGRLNGHAVRVPLANASLTDCVFEVERATTVEEVNGFLKDAAEQELKDILGFEERPLVSIDYRTDPRSSIIDALSTLVVNGTQVKLYAWYDNEWGYANRTVELARMVGLAV
- a CDS encoding amidase, with the translated sequence MIEITEISIAQLRAALESGQTTAVELVQAYLARIDAYDGPDTPTALNAVVVRNPDALDEAKASDARRAKGQTLGPLDGIPYTAKDSYLVKGLTAASGSPAFKDLVAHRDAFTIERLRAAGAICLGKTNMPPMANGGMQRGVYGRAESPYNADYLTAPFASGSSNGAGTATAASFAAFGLAEETWSSGRGPASNNGLCAYTPSRGVISVRGNWPLTPTMDVVVPYARTMADLLEVLDVVVANDPAPRGDLWRLQPWVPIPSVDSVRPASYPSLAAKPEALAGIRFGVPRMYINADPEAGTAEKPGIGGPTGQRIITRPSVITLWEAARKALEAQGAEVIEVDFPLVSNCEGDRPGAPTVFTRGLVSKEFLHHELWDLSAWAFDDFLRANGDPKLNRLADVDGPLIFPHDPGTLPNREDDLAAGMDEYVKMAQRGITPWDQIPTLPDGLRGLEQTRRIDLEDWMERLGLDAVIFPTVADVGPADADVNPASADIAWSNGVWVANGNLAIRHLGVPTVTVPMGVMADIGMPVGLTFAGRAYDDSKLLQLASAFESTGSKRMIPPRTPPLSGDHPRA
- a CDS encoding EAL domain-containing protein; this encodes MTASSPPQTFKSLGCAECRDHSALGFDFTMAFQPIVNVRTRTAFAYEALVRGVNGESAGYILGLVNDGNRYRFDQACRVKAIEEAARLGILDIPDCLLSINFLPNAVYRAETCIRATLEAARQSRFPPDRLMFEVTEGERVDDPEHLKSIFLEYERQGFTTAIDDFGSGYSGLNLLALFQPQVLKIDMALTRGIDQDPVRRAIVEGIILVAGRLGITVIAEGVETREESATLLELGIELMQGYLYARPETGRLAVGRFD